A genomic segment from Phoenix dactylifera cultivar Barhee BC4 unplaced genomic scaffold, palm_55x_up_171113_PBpolish2nd_filt_p 000847F, whole genome shotgun sequence encodes:
- the LOC103721411 gene encoding PHD finger-like domain-containing protein 5A, with product MAKHHPDLIMCRKQPGIAIGRLCEKCDGKCVICDSYVRPCTLVRVCDECNYGSFQGRCVICGGVGISDAYYCKECTQQEKDRDGCPKIVNLGSAKTDLFYERKKYGFKKR from the coding sequence ATGGCTAAGCACCATCCTGATCTTATCATGTGCCGGAAGCAGCCAGGGATTGCCATTGGTCGCTTGTGCGAGAAGTGTGATGGGAAGTGTGTCATTTGTGACTCATATGTGCGGCCTTGCACGCTTGTCCGTGTCTGCGATGAGTGCAATTACGGTTCATTTCAAGGTAGGTGTGTCATATGTGGAGGTGTTGGGATCTCCGATGCATACTACTGTAAAGAGTGCACGCAGCAGGAGAAAGATAGGGATGGCTGTCCAAAGATTGTAAATTTGGGGAGTGCCAAAACAGATCTTTTCTATGAACGTAAAAAATATGGTTTCAAGAAAAGATGA